In Lactobacillus sp. PV012, one genomic interval encodes:
- a CDS encoding isoprenyl transferase yields the protein MNNKSHSLNHLAIIMDGNGRWAKKRHLPRFVGHKHGMETIRTIALAANELGIKVLTLYAFSTENWGRPVDEVKYLMRLPIDFFDKFMPELMENNVKVNIMGFRDEIPDKTYQIMEKAMAETKDNTGMVLNFAFNYGARKEIVSASQKLAKKVKDGSLMPEDINEKVFAEELLTASLAPYDNPDLLIRTSGEERLSNFLLWQLAYSEFEFTEKLWPDFNAEDLKELVADFNNRDRRFGKI from the coding sequence ATGAATAATAAATCTCATTCATTAAATCATCTTGCAATTATTATGGATGGAAATGGTAGATGGGCTAAAAAGAGACATTTACCTCGTTTTGTTGGCCACAAGCACGGTATGGAGACAATCCGTACAATTGCCTTAGCAGCTAATGAGTTGGGAATAAAGGTTTTAACTTTATATGCCTTTTCAACTGAAAATTGGGGTCGCCCAGTTGATGAAGTAAAGTATCTAATGCGATTACCAATTGATTTTTTTGATAAGTTTATGCCAGAACTGATGGAAAATAACGTTAAGGTTAATATTATGGGATTTAGAGATGAAATCCCTGATAAGACTTACCAGATTATGGAAAAAGCTATGGCAGAAACAAAAGATAATACTGGAATGGTATTAAATTTTGCTTTTAACTATGGGGCACGTAAAGAAATTGTAAGTGCAAGTCAAAAATTGGCTAAGAAAGTAAAAGATGGTAGCTTAATGCCAGAAGACATTAATGAAAAAGTTTTCGCTGAAGAGTTATTGACAGCCAGCTTAGCTCCTTATGACAATCCTGATTTATTAATTAGAACCTCAGGCGAAGAAAGACTTTCAAACTTTTTATTATGGCAGTTAGCTTATAGTGAATTTGAATTTACAGAAAAACTTTGGCCAGACTTTAATGCAGAAGATTTAAAAGAATTAGTAGCAGATTTTAATAACCGCGATAGACGATTTGGAAAAATATAA
- the lexA gene encoding transcriptional repressor LexA — protein MATKNQNSKQLEILKYIYDNVEKRGFPPTVREICQAVGLASTSTVHGHIDRLEKRGLLIKDATKPRALEITEEGRKALGIKPKLIPMVGLVTAGEPITAVENIEDYFPLPPNLINESSDLFMLTVRGTSMINAGILNGDYVIVKKQSTALNGEIVVAMTMDNEATIKRFYKEDGHYRLQPENDTMPAIILDEVTILGKVISLYRSHIN, from the coding sequence ATGGCCACAAAAAATCAAAATTCAAAACAACTAGAAATTTTAAAATATATTTATGATAATGTTGAAAAAAGAGGATTTCCTCCTACTGTACGTGAAATTTGTCAAGCTGTAGGTTTAGCTTCCACTTCCACTGTTCATGGTCACATTGATCGTTTAGAAAAGCGTGGTCTTTTAATTAAAGATGCTACCAAACCACGTGCATTAGAAATTACTGAAGAAGGACGCAAAGCTCTAGGCATCAAGCCAAAACTCATTCCTATGGTAGGACTAGTGACCGCAGGAGAACCCATCACTGCAGTTGAAAATATTGAAGACTACTTTCCCTTGCCTCCTAATTTAATTAATGAATCAAGCGACCTCTTTATGCTTACCGTTCGTGGTACTTCAATGATTAATGCTGGTATTTTAAATGGTGACTATGTAATTGTAAAAAAACAATCTACAGCTCTTAATGGTGAAATTGTAGTCGCCATGACTATGGATAATGAAGCCACTATAAAACGTTTTTATAAAGAAGATGGTCATTATCGCCTTCAACCTGAAAATGATACAATGCCTGCTATCATCTTAGATGAAGTTACAATTTTAGGAAAAGTTATTAGTCTTTATCGGTCGCATATTAATTAA
- the rplS gene encoding 50S ribosomal protein L19 yields MDPLIQELTKDQIRTDLPDFRPGDTIRVHVRVVEGSHERIQIFEGVVIKRKGSGISSTYTVRKISSGVGVERTFPVNDPRVAKVEVKRQGRVRRAKLYYLRDRHGKAARIPEKRRK; encoded by the coding sequence ATGGATCCATTAATTCAAGAATTAACTAAAGATCAAATCCGTACTGATTTACCTGACTTCCGTCCTGGTGATACTATTCGTGTTCACGTACGTGTTGTTGAAGGTAGTCACGAACGTATTCAAATTTTTGAAGGTGTTGTTATTAAGAGAAAAGGTAGTGGTATTAGTTCTACCTATACTGTACGTAAGATTTCATCAGGTGTTGGTGTTGAACGTACTTTCCCAGTTAACGACCCTCGTGTTGCTAAAGTAGAAGTTAAGCGTCAAGGACGTGTACGTCGTGCTAAGCTTTACTACTTACGTGATCGTCACGGTAAGGCAGCTAGAATCCCTGAAAAGCGTCGTAAGTAA
- the rpsP gene encoding 30S ribosomal protein S16 has protein sequence MSVKIRMRRMGSKRKPFYRIVVADSRMPRDGRFIEEVGYYNPLTNPAEVKLEEGKIFDWLQKGAQPSDTVRSMLSKAGLMKKYHDAKYGK, from the coding sequence ATGTCTGTTAAAATTCGTATGCGCCGCATGGGCTCAAAGAGAAAACCTTTTTATCGTATTGTTGTAGCTGACTCACGTATGCCACGTGATGGTCGTTTTATTGAAGAAGTTGGTTACTACAACCCACTTACTAACCCAGCAGAAGTTAAACTTGAAGAAGGTAAGATTTTTGACTGGCTTCAAAAGGGTGCACAACCATCAGATACTGTAAGAAGTATGCTTTCAAAAGCTGGTTTAATGAAGAAATACCACGATGCAAAATACGGTAAGTAA
- the trmD gene encoding tRNA (guanosine(37)-N1)-methyltransferase TrmD, translated as MKINVLTLFPDMFTPLQVSMLGRGLEDGKWDLNLVNFRNFTTDVHHHVDDTPYGGGAGMVLQIMPIKKALDSLENRGKVIITAPQGKTFNEEIAQEWSQEENLTFICGHYEGFDQRVYDLADEVVSIGDYVLTGGELPTMSMIDATVRLLPGILGNAASPVDESFSHGLLEYPQYTRPAEFEGKKVPEVLTSGNHQKIAQWRHKEALRATYLRRPDLLAKKELTKEEKEMLAEIKAEVEK; from the coding sequence ATGAAAATTAATGTTTTGACGTTATTTCCAGACATGTTTACACCACTCCAAGTTTCAATGTTGGGACGTGGACTAGAAGATGGAAAGTGGGATTTAAATCTAGTAAATTTCCGCAATTTTACGACTGATGTTCACCATCATGTGGATGATACCCCTTATGGTGGTGGAGCAGGGATGGTTTTGCAAATTATGCCAATCAAAAAGGCTTTAGATTCACTTGAAAACAGGGGAAAAGTAATTATTACCGCACCACAGGGCAAGACTTTTAATGAAGAAATTGCTCAAGAGTGGTCTCAAGAAGAAAACTTAACTTTTATTTGTGGTCATTATGAAGGGTTCGATCAAAGAGTATATGATTTAGCAGATGAAGTTGTTTCGATTGGTGATTATGTTCTAACTGGAGGAGAATTACCTACAATGAGCATGATTGATGCCACAGTGCGTTTGTTGCCAGGAATCCTGGGAAATGCTGCCTCACCAGTAGATGAATCATTTTCACATGGACTATTAGAATATCCACAATATACTCGTCCAGCAGAGTTTGAAGGTAAAAAAGTTCCAGAAGTTTTAACATCAGGTAACCATCAAAAAATCGCCCAATGGCGCCATAAAGAAGCATTACGTGCTACTTATTTAAGGCGACCAGATTTGTTGGCCAAAAAAGAGTTAACTAAGGAAGAAAAAGAGATGCTGGCGGAAATAAAAGCAGAAGTCGAAAAATAA
- the rimM gene encoding ribosome maturation factor RimM (Essential for efficient processing of 16S rRNA) has translation MNDYFEVGTILTTHGLKGEVKVSAITDFPELRFAPESRLYVDLDGKMEELTVEAVRMHKQFYLIYFKQIKNIDEAEKICHHKLYVADEDREDLPEGSYYFKDILGLPVYDEETGTKLGIVNDIETPGANDIWEIKPESGKSFWIPNIHSVVKKVDLPNKRIEVTLLEGLRDEN, from the coding sequence ATGAATGATTATTTTGAAGTAGGAACAATCCTAACTACCCATGGTTTAAAAGGTGAAGTTAAAGTAAGTGCAATTACGGATTTTCCAGAATTACGTTTTGCTCCTGAAAGTCGGCTATATGTAGACTTAGATGGTAAAATGGAAGAATTAACTGTTGAAGCAGTTAGGATGCATAAACAATTTTATTTAATTTACTTTAAACAAATTAAGAATATTGATGAAGCTGAGAAAATTTGCCATCATAAGCTTTATGTAGCTGATGAAGATCGAGAAGACTTACCAGAGGGAAGCTATTACTTTAAAGATATTTTAGGACTTCCAGTTTATGATGAAGAAACAGGCACAAAACTTGGGATTGTCAATGATATTGAGACTCCAGGCGCAAATGACATTTGGGAGATTAAACCGGAAAGCGGAAAAAGTTTTTGGATTCCAAATATTCATTCTGTTGTTAAAAAGGTTGATCTTCCTAACAAACGTATTGAAGTCACTTTATTAGAAGGATTACGCGATGAAAATTAA
- a CDS encoding YneF family protein, translated as MNLALAIFLIILALIVGLVVGFFGARSYMKKYFEDNPPISEDMIAAMMAQMGQKPSTKKLNQVMNMMKQKQKRSK; from the coding sequence ATGAATTTAGCGTTAGCCATTTTTTTGATTATTCTTGCCTTAATTGTGGGCTTAGTTGTTGGTTTCTTTGGTGCACGAAGCTATATGAAGAAATACTTCGAAGACAATCCACCAATTAGCGAAGATATGATTGCTGCAATGATGGCCCAAATGGGACAAAAACCATCAACCAAAAAATTAAATCAAGTAATGAATATGATGAAGCAAAAACAAAAACGTAGCAAGTAA
- the rpsB gene encoding 30S ribosomal protein S2, giving the protein MTVVTMKQLLEAGVHFGHQTRRWDPKMAPYIFTQRNGIYIIDLQKTIKMLDDAYNYTKAVAQDGGVFLFVGTKKQAQDSIAEEAKRAGQYYVNQRWLGGTLTNWSTIQKRIKRLKQLKEISQDGTFDVLPKKEVALLTKEMDKLERFLGGIEDMPRIPDVMFVIDPKKEKIAVHEANILGIPVVAMVDTNTDPDPIDVIIPSNDDAIRAIRLIAGAMADAIIEGKQGEDDSDVEAEMTASVEETADGEKSIEEVVEETED; this is encoded by the coding sequence ATGACAGTTGTTACTATGAAGCAATTGCTTGAAGCTGGTGTACACTTTGGTCACCAAACTAGAAGATGGGACCCTAAGATGGCTCCTTACATCTTTACTCAAAGAAACGGTATCTACATCATCGACTTACAAAAGACTATTAAGATGCTTGATGATGCTTACAACTACACTAAAGCTGTTGCACAAGACGGCGGTGTATTCTTATTCGTAGGTACTAAGAAGCAAGCTCAAGACTCAATTGCTGAAGAAGCAAAACGTGCTGGTCAATACTACGTAAACCAACGTTGGTTAGGTGGTACTTTGACTAACTGGTCAACTATCCAAAAACGTATTAAGAGATTAAAGCAATTAAAAGAAATATCACAAGATGGTACTTTTGATGTATTACCTAAGAAGGAAGTAGCACTTTTGACTAAGGAAATGGATAAGCTTGAAAGATTCTTAGGCGGTATTGAAGATATGCCTAGAATCCCTGATGTTATGTTCGTTATCGACCCTAAGAAGGAAAAGATTGCTGTTCATGAAGCAAATATCTTAGGAATTCCAGTTGTTGCTATGGTTGATACTAACACTGATCCAGATCCAATTGATGTAATTATTCCATCAAATGACGACGCTATTCGTGCTATTCGTTTAATTGCAGGTGCTATGGCAGATGCAATCATCGAAGGTAAACAAGGTGAAGACGATAGTGATGTAGAAGCAGAAATGACTGCTAGTGTTGAAGAAACTGCTGATGGCGAAAAGTCAATTGAAGAAGTAGTTGAAGAAACTGAAGACTAA
- the tsf gene encoding translation elongation factor Ts, whose amino-acid sequence MAEITAKLVKELRERSGAGVMDAKKALVEVDGDMDKAIQYLRDKGMAKAAKKADRIAAEGLTGVYVNGNVAAITEVNSETDFVSQNDKFVKLVNDATKVIAEGKPADMEAAENLKMDDGITMSQSFVDATATIGEKIVLRRFALEEKTDDQEFGAYQHNGGQIGVITVLEGADAATAKHLAMHIAAMSPKVISPDELDEDFITEQLAEMNHKIDQDNESRALVNKKPLPHLVYGSAKQLSDDVLAKAEEDIKAELKEEGKPEKIWDKIIPGKMQRFIDDNTQVDKQFAVLSQDYIMDDSKTVGEFLKEKGAKLVAFQRFEVGEGIEKKEEDFAAEVREQMK is encoded by the coding sequence ATGGCAGAAATTACAGCTAAATTAGTTAAAGAATTACGTGAACGTAGTGGCGCAGGCGTTATGGACGCTAAGAAAGCCTTAGTAGAAGTTGATGGAGATATGGATAAAGCAATTCAATATCTTCGTGACAAGGGTATGGCTAAAGCTGCAAAGAAAGCTGACCGTATTGCTGCTGAAGGTTTAACTGGGGTTTATGTTAACGGTAATGTAGCCGCAATTACTGAAGTTAACTCAGAAACTGACTTTGTTTCTCAAAACGATAAGTTTGTTAAGTTAGTAAACGATGCTACAAAGGTTATTGCAGAAGGTAAGCCTGCAGATATGGAAGCAGCTGAAAACTTAAAGATGGATGATGGCATTACTATGTCTCAATCATTTGTTGATGCAACTGCTACTATTGGTGAAAAGATTGTTTTACGTCGTTTTGCATTAGAAGAAAAGACTGACGATCAAGAATTTGGTGCTTACCAACATAATGGTGGCCAAATTGGTGTTATTACTGTTTTAGAAGGTGCTGATGCTGCAACTGCTAAACATTTAGCTATGCACATTGCTGCAATGAGTCCTAAGGTTATTTCACCAGATGAATTAGATGAAGACTTCATTACTGAACAATTAGCAGAAATGAACCACAAGATTGATCAAGACAACGAAAGTCGTGCATTGGTAAATAAGAAACCTTTACCACATCTTGTTTACGGTTCAGCTAAGCAATTAAGTGATGATGTTTTAGCTAAGGCTGAAGAAGATATTAAGGCTGAACTTAAAGAAGAAGGTAAGCCAGAAAAGATCTGGGATAAGATTATTCCTGGTAAGATGCAACGTTTTATTGATGATAATACACAAGTTGATAAGCAATTTGCTGTTTTATCACAAGACTACATCATGGACGACAGCAAGACTGTTGGCGAATTTTTAAAGGAAAAGGGAGCTAAGTTAGTAGCTTTCCAACGTTTCGAAGTTGGTGAAGGTATCGAAAAGAAAGAAGAAGACTTTGCTGCTGAAGTACGTGAACAAATGAAGTAA
- the frr gene encoding ribosome recycling factor: MANEVIEKAKSNMNKSISVFEKDLGSIRAGVANASLLDKIKVDYYGAPTPLTQMSSVTIPEARVLMVTPYDKNSLDDIEHAILASDLGITPANDGSVIRIVIPQLTGERRQEIAKQVGKLAEQAKIAIRNVRREAMDTLKRQTKDGDITEDEQRSLEKQVQKVTDDSTKKVDELADKKSKEITQA, translated from the coding sequence ATGGCTAACGAAGTTATTGAAAAAGCAAAATCAAACATGAATAAATCTATTTCAGTTTTTGAAAAAGATCTTGGATCCATCAGAGCTGGAGTAGCAAATGCAAGTTTATTAGATAAAATTAAAGTTGATTACTATGGTGCCCCAACTCCCTTAACTCAAATGTCTAGTGTAACTATTCCAGAAGCAAGAGTTTTGATGGTAACTCCATATGATAAAAATAGTTTAGACGATATTGAACACGCAATTTTAGCTTCCGATTTAGGAATTACTCCTGCAAATGATGGTTCTGTAATTAGAATTGTTATTCCTCAATTAACTGGAGAACGTCGTCAAGAAATTGCAAAGCAAGTTGGTAAGTTGGCTGAACAAGCAAAAATTGCCATTAGAAATGTTCGTCGTGAAGCCATGGATACTTTGAAGCGTCAAACTAAAGATGGTGATATTACAGAAGACGAACAACGCAGTTTGGAAAAACAAGTGCAAAAAGTTACTGATGATTCTACTAAAAAAGTAGATGAATTAGCAGATAAGAAGAGTAAAGAAATTACACAAGCATAA
- a CDS encoding SAM-dependent methyltransferase, whose translation MLEKTFYKMMLSHSFNFPVKVTYWDGKSDVYGDGTPEIEITFNKKVPIKDITVNASLALGEAYMNKDIEINGSIQQLIEGAYESADSFLRNSKFRKFLPKQKHTEKQSQEDVQHHYDIGNDFYKLWLDPTLTYSCAYFTEDNHDDLEAAQIAKVHHILNKLHPQKGKTLLDIGCGWGTLMLTAAKEYGLKVTGVTLSEEQYKLVQNKIKAMGLEDQAEVILTDYRELGDRTFDYVTSVGMFEHVGSENLGEYFKDVAKYLKPNGTALIHGITRQQGGATNAWIDRYIFPGGYIPGLVEIVSRIEEANLQIADMEMLRRHYQRTLEIWDKNFNNVRDKVQEMMGERFCRMWDMYLQACAASFQSGNIDVVQYLLTKGPSGQELPMTRDYMSNKK comes from the coding sequence ATGTTAGAAAAAACTTTTTATAAAATGATGCTTAGTCATTCCTTTAACTTCCCTGTTAAAGTTACTTACTGGGATGGCAAAAGTGACGTTTATGGGGATGGAACACCTGAAATTGAGATTACTTTTAACAAAAAGGTTCCCATCAAAGATATCACTGTCAATGCTTCTCTTGCTTTAGGGGAAGCTTACATGAATAAAGACATTGAAATCAATGGTTCAATTCAACAATTAATTGAAGGAGCTTATGAAAGTGCCGATAGCTTTTTAAGAAATTCTAAGTTTAGAAAATTCTTACCTAAGCAAAAGCACACTGAAAAGCAAAGTCAAGAAGATGTTCAACATCACTACGATATTGGAAATGATTTTTATAAATTATGGTTAGATCCTACTTTAACTTATTCTTGTGCTTACTTTACAGAAGATAACCATGACGATTTAGAGGCAGCTCAAATTGCCAAAGTTCATCACATTTTAAACAAATTACATCCCCAAAAAGGTAAAACATTATTAGACATCGGTTGTGGCTGGGGAACATTGATGCTTACAGCCGCTAAAGAATATGGCCTTAAAGTGACTGGTGTTACTCTCAGTGAAGAACAATATAAACTTGTTCAAAATAAAATTAAAGCTATGGGCCTAGAAGATCAAGCAGAAGTAATTTTAACTGACTATCGTGAACTTGGAGATCGTACTTTTGACTATGTAACTTCTGTTGGGATGTTTGAACACGTAGGTAGTGAAAACCTAGGCGAATACTTCAAAGATGTTGCTAAATACTTAAAACCTAATGGTACTGCCTTAATTCATGGAATTACTCGTCAACAAGGTGGAGCTACCAATGCTTGGATTGACCGTTACATCTTCCCAGGTGGTTATATTCCTGGATTAGTAGAAATCGTTTCAAGAATTGAAGAAGCAAATCTTCAAATTGCAGATATGGAAATGCTACGTCGCCACTACCAAAGAACTCTTGAAATTTGGGATAAAAACTTTAATAATGTGCGCGATAAGGTGCAAGAAATGATGGGTGAACGTTTCTGCAGAATGTGGGATATGTATCTTCAAGCTTGTGCAGCATCTTTCCAATCAGGAAATATTGACGTTGTCCAATACTTATTAACTAAAGGACCATCTGGTCAAGAGCTTCCTATGACACGCGATTACATGAGTAATAAGAAATAA
- a CDS encoding GIY-YIG nuclease family protein: MDLLKENERIDYLYSDDIQIIQDKDAFSFSLDTLLLAYFAKEKIHDSYKVVDLCSGNAAASLYMAYFNKAKYEAVEIQPEMADQAKRSIILNNLENRINVNTLNAIDAPQKLGKDKYDMVVVNPPYFKAPKGHHLNPDKRKAIARHELEINLEQIISVASDLLKMKGKMFMVHRPERLGEIMHYCITHNLSVKNVQPFVSKRGEKTNLIVIEAIRNSATDGVELVDPILVHNADGEFTKEIKKIIRETPEAKKQHDAIKKFYFYCLLCNDGSFYGGFTTNLSQRIKTHNAGKGAKYTKARRPVKLIYFEEFKDKSAALKREYWFKHHSRKWKEEFLKSHNVNFSLK; the protein is encoded by the coding sequence ATGGATTTATTAAAAGAAAACGAAAGAATTGATTACTTATATAGTGATGATATTCAAATTATTCAAGATAAAGATGCTTTTTCGTTTTCATTAGATACATTATTATTAGCTTATTTTGCTAAAGAAAAAATCCATGATAGTTATAAAGTAGTTGATCTTTGCAGTGGAAATGCAGCAGCAAGTTTATATATGGCTTATTTTAATAAAGCAAAATATGAGGCAGTAGAAATTCAACCAGAGATGGCAGACCAAGCAAAAAGAAGCATAATTTTAAATAACTTAGAAAATAGAATTAATGTTAATACTTTGAATGCTATTGATGCACCTCAAAAACTAGGAAAAGATAAATATGATATGGTCGTTGTCAATCCACCTTATTTTAAAGCTCCTAAAGGCCACCATTTAAATCCTGATAAAAGAAAAGCCATTGCGCGCCATGAATTAGAAATTAACTTAGAGCAAATTATTAGTGTAGCAAGTGACCTTTTAAAAATGAAAGGGAAGATGTTTATGGTACATCGCCCAGAACGATTAGGCGAGATTATGCATTATTGTATTACTCATAATTTAAGTGTCAAAAATGTGCAACCATTTGTTTCTAAAAGAGGTGAAAAAACAAATTTAATAGTTATTGAAGCAATTCGTAATAGTGCGACTGATGGTGTGGAGCTAGTAGATCCAATTTTGGTTCATAACGCTGATGGTGAATTTACAAAAGAAATCAAAAAGATAATTCGAGAAACTCCAGAAGCAAAAAAGCAACATGATGCCATTAAAAAATTCTATTTTTATTGTCTTTTATGTAATGATGGAAGCTTTTATGGTGGCTTTACTACTAACCTTTCTCAAAGAATTAAAACTCATAATGCCGGAAAAGGCGCCAAGTACACAAAGGCACGTCGTCCAGTTAAATTAATATACTTTGAAGAATTCAAAGATAAATCAGCTGCTCTGAAACGCGAGTACTGGTTTAAGCATCATTCGAGAAAGTGGAAAGAAGAATTTCTAAAATCACATAATGTTAATTTTTCATTGAAATAA
- a CDS encoding NAD(P)H-binding protein has translation MTKQVFIAGGSGRVATDLISDLVGRGYDVVAGARHEDKIIEMPGVARVHLDLHASVDEIAHLMEGSDVVYFTAGSRGKDLLQTDAFGAVKTMQAAEKVGIKRYIMLSSLFSLEPEKWEEIPSLKSILNYDIAKYFADNYLIYNTNLKYTILQPTNLVEEEGTGKISLDKGVLKPNPIPDVAKTLADILKFDNTIDKVIKMSGGDTPIKEALASIK, from the coding sequence ATGACAAAGCAAGTATTTATAGCAGGAGGATCAGGTCGAGTTGCAACTGATTTAATTTCAGATTTGGTTGGAAGAGGATATGATGTGGTTGCTGGAGCTCGGCATGAAGATAAAATAATTGAAATGCCAGGTGTAGCTAGAGTTCATCTAGATTTACATGCAAGTGTTGATGAAATTGCACATTTAATGGAAGGAAGCGATGTGGTTTACTTTACTGCAGGCTCACGTGGTAAAGATTTGTTACAAACTGATGCCTTTGGTGCAGTAAAGACAATGCAAGCAGCTGAAAAAGTAGGAATAAAACGCTACATAATGCTTAGTTCTCTTTTCTCATTAGAACCAGAAAAATGGGAAGAAATACCAAGTTTGAAATCAATTTTAAATTATGATATTGCCAAATATTTTGCCGATAATTATTTGATTTACAATACTAATTTAAAATATACAATTTTACAACCAACTAACCTTGTTGAAGAAGAAGGAACTGGAAAAATTAGTCTCGATAAAGGAGTTCTAAAGCCAAATCCAATTCCAGATGTTGCTAAAACGTTAGCCGATATCTTAAAATTTGATAATACTATTGATAAAGTTATTAAGATGAGTGGTGGAGATACCCCAATTAAAGAAGCCTTAGCAAGTATTAAATAA
- a CDS encoding lysophospholipid acyltransferase family protein — protein sequence MFYKFIRPIARFIVWILNGHLHVYNKEALPKGTYILVAPHRTWWEPVLFALAASPTEFMFMAKKELFKNPILRFILNHSHAFPVDRKNPGPSAIKIPVKGLKKGNYSLIIFPSGTRHSSELKSGAFIIAKMSGRPLVPVIYQGPLTFTGLLKRKPLNVRFGDPIEIPRSQKVNKETIPGLYKELETAWNTLDKEQNPNFKYIPK from the coding sequence ATGTTTTACAAATTTATCAGGCCAATTGCTAGATTTATCGTTTGGATCTTAAATGGCCATTTGCATGTTTACAATAAAGAAGCACTGCCTAAGGGCACTTACATTTTAGTAGCACCTCATAGAACTTGGTGGGAACCCGTTTTATTTGCTCTCGCAGCAAGTCCTACTGAATTTATGTTTATGGCAAAAAAAGAACTCTTTAAAAATCCAATCTTACGTTTTATTTTGAATCATTCGCATGCTTTTCCAGTTGATCGTAAAAATCCTGGACCATCAGCTATTAAAATTCCAGTCAAGGGTTTAAAAAAGGGTAATTATTCTTTAATAATTTTTCCTTCTGGAACTCGTCATTCTTCAGAATTAAAAAGTGGTGCCTTTATCATTGCCAAAATGTCAGGTCGTCCTTTAGTGCCAGTTATCTATCAAGGTCCCCTAACCTTCACAGGGCTTTTAAAGAGAAAGCCTTTAAATGTACGTTTTGGTGATCCTATTGAAATCCCACGTTCTCAAAAAGTTAATAAAGAAACAATTCCTGGTCTTTATAAAGAATTAGAAACAGCTTGGAACACATTAGATAAAGAACAAAATCCCAACTTTAAATATATTCCTAAATAA
- a CDS encoding DUF896 domain-containing protein, whose translation MDKKEEEKVTKRINELYHLSQERELTPEEVEERKQLRKKFLDNFRAAFRQQLEDTVIIDKDGKEVTSEKAKEAQRKKGLRKD comes from the coding sequence ATGGATAAAAAAGAAGAAGAAAAAGTAACTAAGAGAATCAACGAATTATATCACTTAAGCCAAGAACGTGAACTTACTCCAGAAGAAGTTGAAGAAAGAAAACAATTACGTAAGAAGTTTTTAGATAACTTCCGGGCTGCTTTTAGACAACAATTAGAAGATACAGTAATTATTGATAAAGATGGTAAAGAAGTAACTTCTGAAAAGGCTAAAGAAGCTCAAAGAAAAAAAGGCTTACGTAAGGATTAA
- the pyrH gene encoding UMP kinase: protein MSQVKYKRIILKVSGEALAGEKGTGIDPEVIRHLASEIKKVHDMGVEIGIVCGGGNMWRGETGANLGMDRAQADYMGMLATIMNGLALQDGLENLGVPTRVQTSVEMRQIAEPYIRRKAIRHLEKGRVVIFGGGTGNPYFSTDTTAALRAAEIDADVILMAKNGVDGVYSADPKLDPTATKFDELSQLDLISKNLKVMDSTASSLSMDNNIPLIVFNVNKPGNIKKVVEGENIGTVIKGGK, encoded by the coding sequence ATGAGTCAAGTGAAGTATAAGCGTATCATTTTGAAAGTCTCTGGTGAAGCACTAGCTGGAGAAAAGGGTACTGGGATTGATCCTGAAGTTATTCGCCACTTAGCAAGTGAAATTAAAAAAGTTCATGATATGGGCGTAGAGATTGGTATTGTTTGTGGTGGTGGTAACATGTGGCGCGGTGAAACAGGTGCTAACCTAGGTATGGATCGTGCGCAAGCTGATTACATGGGGATGTTAGCTACAATTATGAATGGGTTAGCATTACAAGATGGTTTAGAAAATCTTGGAGTACCTACTCGAGTTCAAACTTCAGTTGAAATGCGCCAAATTGCTGAACCTTATATTCGTCGTAAGGCAATTCGTCATCTTGAAAAGGGTAGAGTTGTAATTTTTGGTGGTGGTACAGGTAACCCATACTTCTCAACTGATACTACTGCTGCTTTGCGTGCTGCTGAAATTGATGCAGATGTAATTTTAATGGCCAAGAATGGTGTCGACGGTGTATATTCAGCAGATCCTAAATTAGATCCAACAGCTACTAAGTTTGATGAATTGAGTCAACTAGATTTAATTTCTAAGAATTTAAAGGTAATGGATAGTACAGCAAGTTCTTTATCAATGGACAATAATATTCCATTAATTGTGTTTAATGTTAATAAGCCTGGCAACATTAAGAAGGTTGTTGAAGGTGAAAATATTGGTACTGTAATTAAAGGTGGTAAATAA